A window from Heteronotia binoei isolate CCM8104 ecotype False Entrance Well chromosome 15, APGP_CSIRO_Hbin_v1, whole genome shotgun sequence encodes these proteins:
- the LOC132584629 gene encoding uncharacterized protein LOC132584629 — MQQGCQGSRLSIADLELIKSEGRKCSYTLHASQQEREAARLGEHGAMHMAGAFSDIQLTSSGPGALRPTEILNLVCKVTGFFFNVQNFYWHWIRQAPGTGLERVATIYPYDGRKWYNPSLQSRITISADSSTNQFSLRLSSVTAADSAVYYCAREAQYNTERQDLLDNLSLVCKVTGVSITDASYSWHWIRQPLGTGLEWVGRIYLYDGSKYYASSLQSRATISADSSTNQFSLQLNSVTAADSAVYYCVVPISTLTLGESPE, encoded by the exons ATGCAACAAGGGTGCCAGGGCTCTCG GTTATCCATAGCAGATTTGGAGCTCATCAAGAGCGAGGGAAGAAAATGCTCCTATACTCTACATGCATCTCAACAAGAGAGGGAGGCAGCCAGGCTGGGCGAACATGGAGCAATGCACATGGCAG GAGCCTTTTCAGACATTCAGCTCACATCATCTGGACCAGGAGCACTGAGACCCACAGAGATCCTCAATTTGGTCTGTAAAGTGACAGGATTCTTTTTCAATGTGCAGAATTTTTACTGGCACTGGATCCGTCAGGCTCCAGGAACAGGTCTGGAACGGGTTGCCACAATATACCCCTATGATGGGAGAAAGTGGTACAACCCTTCTCTCCAAAGTCGCATCACCATTTCTGCGGACAGCTCCACCAACCAGTTCTCCCTCCGGCTGAGCTCCGTGACAGCTGCAGACTCTGCTGTGTATTATTGTGCCCGGGAAGCACAGTATAACACAGAGAGACAAGATTTATTGGAC AATCTCAGCCTGGTCTGTAAAGTGACAGGAGTTTCTATCACTGACGCGAGCTATAGTTGGCACTGGATCCGGCAACCTCTTGGGACAGGGCTGGAATGGGTTGGAAGAATATACCTTTATGATGGAAGCAAGTACTACGCCTCTTCTCTCCAAAGCCGTGCCACCATTTCTGCAGACAGCTCCACCAACCAGTTCTCCCTCCAGCTGAACTCGGTGACAGCTGCAGACTCTGCTGTGTATTATTGTGTTGTGCCGATAAGCACA CTAACACTGGGGGAAAGCCCAGAGTGA